A region from the Pelobates fuscus isolate aPelFus1 chromosome 3, aPelFus1.pri, whole genome shotgun sequence genome encodes:
- the LOC134601846 gene encoding olfactory receptor 5AP2-like — translation MRGQHGTNQPWGCIRETMIFYETGKDWVLDPEVGHTYSEYIVTEKNDGHSQLHLSGFLPIGIVMDSMKEIIVQLDQSNKSYVTRFILSGITSNPKLQLPLFLLCLLVYIITMMGNITIITLIRITPHLHTPMYFFLINLSLVDIFYSSTVTPNSLANIISVDKTISIVGCAVQMFFFIDLVTSEGMLLAVMAYDRYVAICHPLNYPILINNKRCIQFVCTAYSAGFINSLIHTYCAFRVPVFCSSHVNHFYCDIMPILTLSCQDIFLNEMFLFTFAGSIEVGSLLCILISYICILFALFKIHSTTGRHKTFSTCASHLTCVALFYGPGFFVYLQTPTSFSVNGDWVVSVFYAVVVPMLNPIIYSLRNKDVKGALKKAMVLVTL, via the exons caCTTATTCTGAATATATTGTAACAGAAAAGAATGATGGGCACTCTCAATTACATTTATCAGGATTTCTTCCAATAGGAATCGTAATGGATTCCATGAAG GAAATCATCGTTCAGCTGGACCAGAGTAATAAAAGCTATGTGACTAGGTTCATACTTTCTGGAATCACTTCAAACCCAAAACTTCAGTTACCCCTATTTCtgttgtgtttgttagtgtatatTATCACTATGATGGGTAATATCACTATTATTACGTTAATTAGAATTACACCTCATCTGCACACaccaatgtatttttttcttattaatttaTCCCTTGTAGATATATTCTATTCATCAACAGTTACACCCAACAGTTTGGCTAACATTATCTCTGTTGATAAAACAATCTCGATCGTTGGTTGCGCAGTACAGATGTTTTTCTTTATTGACTTGGTCACGTCTGAAGGAATGTTACTCGCGGTCATGGCTTATGACAGATATGTAGCAATATGCCATCCATTGAATTATCCAATACTTATTAACAATAAAAGATGTATTCAGTTTGTTTGCACAGCATACAGTGCAGGATTTATAAATTCACTGATACATACTTACTGCGCATTTAGAGTACCAGTATTTTGTTCAAGTCATGTCAATCATTTCTACTGCGATATCATGCCCATCTTAACATTATCTTGTCAGgacatatttttaaatgaaatgtttttgtttacttttgcTGGTTCTATTGAAGTTGGATCTCTGTTATGTATTCTGATATcttacatttgtattttattcgcCTTGTTTAAGATCCACTCCACTACTGGTAGACATAAGACGTTTTCCACATGTGCCTCTCATCTCACTTGCGTTGCTTTATTCTACGGTCCTGGTTTTTTTGTATACTTGCAAACACCAACTTCTTTTTCTGTGAATGGGGATTGGGTAGTGTCTGTGTTCTATGCAGTGGTTGTTCCAATGCTAAACCCTATCATATACAGCTTGAGGAATAAAGATGTAAAAGGGGCACTAAAGAAAGCCATGGTGCTTGTGACACTTTAA